A genomic window from Thermoplasmatales archaeon includes:
- a CDS encoding DNA-directed RNA polymerase subunit D: MKLSFIELTDNYAKILFEDTTPHFVNSIRRTLLSDLPKLAIENVRIYDNTSALFDEIIAHRLSMLPLPTRLDLLVPRNECTCNGKGCPSCTVHYTLSKEGEGTVYSGDLKAEDAMWEVIDKNIPIARLIKNQRIILEAEAVLGTGKEHAKWQTICGIGYKYYPVIKIEERCNLCGDCVHACPRNILEIKNNKLMVKNEIDCILCKSCEEICKLNAIKVEGDENRIIMQYETDGSISAKEALKEALKILKKKYEDLEENL, from the coding sequence ATGAAGCTTTCATTTATTGAACTGACAGATAATTATGCAAAAATTCTTTTTGAAGATACGACGCCTCATTTTGTTAATTCTATAAGAAGAACACTTCTCTCTGATTTGCCAAAGCTTGCAATAGAAAATGTAAGGATTTATGATAATACTTCTGCTCTTTTTGACGAAATAATTGCCCATCGCCTTTCCATGCTGCCACTTCCAACAAGGCTTGATTTGCTTGTCCCAAGAAATGAATGCACATGTAATGGAAAGGGATGCCCTTCCTGCACCGTTCATTATACCCTAAGCAAGGAGGGGGAAGGAACTGTTTATTCTGGCGACCTGAAGGCTGAGGACGCAATGTGGGAAGTTATAGATAAAAACATTCCAATTGCAAGACTGATAAAAAATCAGCGCATAATATTGGAAGCAGAGGCAGTGCTTGGCACAGGGAAGGAGCATGCAAAATGGCAGACAATATGTGGAATAGGATATAAATATTATCCAGTAATTAAAATAGAGGAAAGATGTAATTTATGCGGGGATTGCGTGCATGCTTGTCCAAGAAATATTCTTGAAATTAAAAATAATAAACTCATGGTTAAAAATGAAATAGATTGCATACTGTGCAAGAGTTGTGAAGAAATATGCAAGTTAAATGCAATAAAGGTGGAGGGGGATGAAAATAGAATAATAATGCAATATGAGACAGATGGCTCAATATCCGCAAAGGAAGCACTGAAGGAAGCATTAAAGATATTGAAGAAAAAATATGAGGATTTAGAGGAAAATCTATAG
- the rpsK gene encoding 30S ribosomal protein S11 translates to EPSPYAAMVAAQRVAEELKEKGVDSLHIKVRGIGRGRSKSPGPGAQAAIRALARAGFKIGRIEDVTPLPHDGCREKGGKRGRRV, encoded by the coding sequence GAGCCATCACCATACGCAGCAATGGTCGCAGCCCAGAGAGTAGCTGAGGAGCTAAAAGAAAAAGGAGTGGATTCATTGCATATAAAGGTAAGGGGAATAGGAAGGGGAAGGAGTAAAAGCCCCGGACCGGGAGCGCAAGCCGCCATAAGAGCGCTGGCGAGAGCTGGCTTCAAGATAGGGAGGATAGAGGATGTTACACCCTTGCCACATGATGGATGCAGGGAAAAGGGAGGGAAGCGCGGGAGAAGAGTATGA